The Stigmatella aurantiaca DW4/3-1 genome contains the following window.
GCGGCTTGTTGAGGAACCGGCCAGGCGCCGCGTCCAGCAGGAAGAAGCTCTTGAAGACCACGTGCGCGGAGGGCACGTCCGTCAGAGGGCTCTGGGGCAGGATGCGCGCCAGCTCGCGGCGGAAGCTGGCGTCGAAGCCGTCCCCGTCGCTGCCATCGTTGGCATCCGCCAGCATGAAGCCCCCGAAGGTGAGGTAGCGCCGGAGGTTCTCCACCTCCGCGGACTTCAGCGGAGGAAAGGAGCCCTCCCCGCCGAAGTACAGGAAGGGGTACTCGAAGAGCTCGGGGCTGCTCAGCTCGAAGGGACGCGCCTCGGGCAACACCTCCACGGAGGTGCGCCGCTGCAGCTCCCAGGCGATCCGGCGAAGCCCGGACAGCCGCGTGTCCCAGGTGCCGCCGTGCCGGGCCACCGCGGGGATGAAGCGGCTCTTCTCACCGAACGCCGAGGCCCGGCGCGCCAGGAGGGTGCCGAGCGCGGCCGTGCCGAGCAGGAGGTTTCGACGGGTTACGCGCCGCGCGGTCATGGGGCCTCTATATACCGTCGACGCGTGCTTGCATTCCCCGCTATAGAGGCCCCCCATGGCGAAAGGCGGACAGCCCCCCCCGGACCCCGCATCCGCCGAGATGCGCTCGGCCTGGAGGCGGGCAGAAGCGGGAGACGTCGCGGGGGCGCGCCGGGAAGCCCACCGCCTCCTGGCGTCCTCTGCTTCCCCGGAAGACCGGGCTCAGGCCGAGGAGCTGCTGCGGAGAACCCGGACGCCCCGGGCCCTCTACGGATTTGCCCTCCTGGCCGTGGGAATCCTCGTGCTGCTCGTCACGCTGGCGCTCTCGCGATATTAAGGTTGCCGTGGAAGGACTTTTCCAGGCGCTCAAGGCGTATCAGACGTTCAACCCCCAGGGCTGGGTGGGCATCTACCGTTTGCTGCCCATGTGGTTGGGCATCGTGTGCTGCGCCATCGGCCTGGGGCTCCTGCTCTTTGGTGGGGGAGGCGCCTTCCGGGCCGTGGCCGGGCCCGTCGGAGGCCTCATCGGCCTGCTCTGGACCTCTACCGTCACCACCAAACTGGGCCTCCCCGAGCTGACGCCCCGGCTTCCCTCCTTTGTCGCCGCCGTGCTCTCGCTGTTGGGGTTCGTCTTTCCCGAGGCCATCGTTTTTCTGGGCGTGGGCATCCCCCTGGGGCTGCTGGCGGGGCAGCTCGCGGGCCGCAATGACTTCCTTTTGGGCTTCGTGCCCGTCTTGCTGATAACGGGCCTGGTGGGGGCCATCCTCCACCGGGTGGTGGCCACCGTCGTCGCCTCGGCGGTCGGGGCCTGGCTGCTCGTCATCGGGGCGCTGGCGGCCTTGAATCAGTTCGGAGGGCTGGTGACGGCAGTGGCCAATCAGCCCTGGGGGGTCATCATCGCCGCGGGCCTGTTCGCCCTCGCCGGCAGCGTTTACCAGCTCGCCGTGCGCCCCTCTCCCGAGGAAGCCGAGCGGCTGCGCGCCGAGCGCGAGCGGCTGAAACTGCGGAAAGCCGAGGAGAAAGCGCTCGAAAAGCGCTGGGGTGCCAAGTAGGCATGTCGGCCGGGCGTCGGATGCTGGTCGGCGCGCTTTACCTGTCGTGGAGCGGCGCGTAGAGTCCGCGCCCTTTCACCCAGGACACCCATGGGACAGGCCAGGCGCAAGGAGAAGGACAAGAAGTCTGGGAAGGTCTCGGAGAGTGCCCCGGAGCAGGCCCCGGAAAAGGTGGAAAGCGCGGAGGCTTCCCCTGCGGCCGAGCAGGTCCCCACCCCCACCGAGCCAACGCCCGTCCCACCTCCCGCCTGGGTGAAGCCCGAGGGGCTGTCCAAGCGGGGCTGGGCCCTCCTGGCAGCGGTGCTCCTGCTGACCCAGTTGCCCCTGCTGCACTACGTGCTGTTCCGGGGCGAGGCCTCGGTCACCACCCAGATTCCCTACCAGCAGGACTTCGCCAGCCCCTCCGTGGTGGACAGGGACTTCTTCAGCACCGGCGCCTACTGGCGGGTCGTCGATGGGCAGTTGCTCGGCCCCGCCCCCAAGAACAACCCGCTCTGGCTCCAGGCGCGGCTGCCGGACGACGTGGCGCTCGAATTCGATGTCCGCTCGGAGTACCCCGAGGGGGACATCCGGCTGGAGCTGTTCGGCGATGGGGTGTCCCCCGCGTCGGGCTACGTGCTGGTGCAGGGCGGGTGGAACAACACGTTGTCGGTCATCGCCCGCCAGGACGTGAACGCACCCTCGCTGACCACGCTCCAGCGACAGGCTGCCCGCATCGCCAGCCAGCAGAAGCTGCCCTCCGTGGATCTGGTGGATACCGGACAGTTCCGCAAGGACACGCGGGTGCGGGTGGAGGCCAACGGCTTTCCCGTCCAGGCCAGCCGCGTCTATCACTGGCGCGTGGAGCGGCGCGGCACGCTGCTGCGCTGGAGCATCGATGGCCAGCCCGTCCTCGAACTCGATGACCCGTTTCCCCTCAAGGGCCCCGGCCATGACCGGCTCGGCCTCTCGGGCTGGGAGTCGATGCTGTACTTCGACAACCTGCGCATCGTCCCGCTGGACGGCTCGGCCGCCGAGGCGGCACTGCCGCCTCCGCCCCCTCCCCCGGCCCCCGGCCCCTTCGCCGACACGTTCGACCGGGACACGCTGGGCGACGCCTGGAATGTCACCAACCCCTCGGCCGTGAAGCTGGAGAACGGCGCACTCACGGTGCAACTGGTCCACAACAAGCCCGTGTGGCTCAAGCAGCCCATCCCCACCGAGGCCACCATCGACTTCGATGTCTGGACGGATGATCCTGACGGCGACATCAAGGTAGAGGCCTGGGGCGATGGCCGCTCCTTCTATGCCGGGGACCTGCGGCTGCAGTACACCGCCAGTGGCTATGTGTTCATCTTCGGCGGCTGGCGGAACACCCAGTCGGCGATCGCCCGCCAAAACGAGCACACCCCTGACCGGGCGGTCCGCGATGGCAAGGCCGTGCAACCTGGCAAGCGCTACCACTTCACCCTCACCCGCCGGGGCGGCACCATTGACTGGAGCGTTGACGGCCAGCCGTTCCTCTCGCTGAAGGACCCCGCTCCGCTCTTGGGCCCGCGTCAGCAATATTTCGGATTTTCAGGCTGGAAGACGAAGGTCCACTTCGACAATTTGAAGATACAACCGCTGTAGCTGCCATCGGTCGGCGGGTTCGAGGTACAGCACGTGCGCAGAGTGGGAATCTTCGGCTGGGGTGTGGTGGCTCCTCGCTCCAAGGACATCGAGGCTTTCGAGCGGAACCTGTCATCCGCCGAGAGCTGGCTGTCGGCGTTCAATGGCTTCGGCCCGGACAATTTCCTCGTGGGGATGCCCGAGTTCGACTTCGCCGAGTACAAGCCCTGGATCGACGCGCGCTTTCCGCCAGGCCGCTTCACCCAGCTCGAAAAGAAGTCGGGCCAGCCCACCCGGTTCGCCATCGGCGCGTTCATCCAGGCCCTCCAGCAGAACCCGGGCCTCGAGCAGGAGTTGCAGGCGTTGGGCATCCGCACCCACGTCTACGTCGGCACCGGCCTGGGAGACCTACCCACCATCCACGACATCACCCTGACCCTGCACCGGGCCCAGCGGCGGTGGGACCGCTTCTGGGCGGAGCCCGTCCGCAACTCGGCGCTGCGCCAGTGGCAGGAGACCCGGGAGCCCCGGCCAGGCCTGCCGCCCCACCCCGAGACGGCGGATGTGCTGGAGCGGGACGAGGCCGAGGAAGCCTGGTGGCACTACTGGGCGGGCCAGTCCACGGAGCTGCGGGAGTATCTGGCCGAGCTGAAGGAGATCGAAGGGCTGGGCGTGGAAGGCGACGTGGAGTCCGCCAAGCTCGCCGTCATCAAGGAGAAGCGCACCCGCAGCGCCAAGCTCCAGAAGAAGTGGTCCACCCCCGAGCCCCCGTGGAACTCGGTGTCCGCCAACCTCCTGTGGAACATCCACAACGCCCCGGCGGCGCAGATCTCCATGGTGGGCAAACTCACCGGCATGACGTTCGCGCCGGTGGCGGCCTGTTCCTCGTTTGGCTATGGGCTGAAGCTGGCGATGGATGCCATCCAACGAGGCGACGCCAAGGCCGTGGTGCTGGGCATGGCGGACCCGCCGCCGCATCCGCTCACCGTGGGCGGCTTCTACAACGCCCGCGTCGTGGCCGCGGATGCCACCGTCTCCAAGCCCCTCACCACCCTGCGCGGCACGCACATCTCGGGCGGCGCGGTGATGTGGATCGTCGGCGACCTGGAGCACTTCACCGCCAAGGGCTTCAAGCCCCTGGGCATGGAGCCCATCACCGTGGGGGTCTCCGCGGACGCCGACCACATCATCACCCCTTCGCAAGCAGGCCCCAGCCTGGCCATCCACGAGGCCCTCGCCAACGCGCACTGCAGCCCGGCGCAGATGGGCAGCTGGGATCTCCACGCCACCGCCACCCCCGGGGACTTCCTGGAGGTCCAGACGCTGCGCGGCCTGTTCCCCGAGTCGGTGCTCGTCACGGCCCGCAAGGGCACCTTCGGCCATGGCATGGCCGTGGGCGGCGGCTGGGAACTGACGGCCCAGTACCTGGGCTATGCGCGGGGCAACCTCTTCCCCACCCCGCTCCGGGAGGACGAGCTGAACCGGGAGATCGGCAAGGTGCACGGCCGCTTCGTCTACCAGCAGGGGGCCGCCGCCCCCGAAGGCTTCGCCGGCAAGCTCTCCATGGGCGTGGGCGGCATCAACGCCTGCATCATCTCCCGCCCCTGGCGGTGAAGCCGGTCCCGCGCCGGCTCACCCCTTGGGCACGGCCACGAGATCGAAGTCCGGGATGCGCTCGCGCATGAACTCGCGCATCCGGTTGATGAGCGCGGCCTCGATCTGCCGGGCGCGCTCGCGGCTCACCCCATACTTGTCGCCAATGTCCTGAAGGGTGAGCGGCTCGTCGGCGGTGAGGCGGCTCTCGAAGATGAAGCGCTCCTTGCCCTCCAGCGTCTGGGCGAACTCGGCCAGCTTCTCCCGGAACAGTTCCTTGAGCTCCTCGTTGCCCAGGCGCTCCTCGGCCCCCACCGCCGAGGACGGCAGGAGCCGGTCCGCGCGCGAGGCCCGGCTCTCATCCCCCACGGGCGCATCGATGGACACCTCGTCGTGCCCCAACCGCTGGTCCATCTCCACCACGTCCTGCTCGGTGACGTTGAGCCGCTCGGCCAGCAGCTTGGGGTTGGGCTCGAACCCCTGGGCGATGAGCTTGTCCTGCTCCTGGCGCAGCTTGAAGAAGAGCTTGCGCTGGGCCTCCGTGGTCCCCAGCTTCACCATCTTCCAGTTGTCCATGATGTACCGGAGGATGTAGGCCCGGATCCACCAGGCCGCATAGGAGCTGAGCTTCACCCCTCGCTCCGGGTCGTACTTCTTCACCGCCTGCATCAGCCCGATGTTGCCCTCCTGCACGAGATCCAACAGGGACAACGGGTTGCGGTGGTACTCGTGGGCCAGCTTCACCACCAGCCGCAGGTTCGAGGCCACGAGCCGGTAAGCCGCCCGCACATCCCCAGTTTGCTGGTATTGCTTGGCGAGCGCGTATTCCTCTTCTCGCTTGAGCAACGGATGCCGGGTCACCTCGGCCATGTAGGCCTGGAGGGGGTCCTTGCGCGCCAGCCCCGTGTCCTCGACGGGCACCAGGGCCCGGACCGGGGCCGTGGGGGCCTCCAGTTCCTCCACCTCGGCATCCGCCTCGGCCAGTTCCTCGGGAGCGGGCTCGAGGGACTCGGGGTCCACGGCCTCGGCCTCTTGCTCCTCCCCCTCTTCGGGGGCTCCAGCCTGCGGCTCGGTGGCTCCCGGCCGCTTTGCGCGGGGCCGGGAGGCCGTTCCTTTGGTTCTTTTCCTCCCATTCGCCATGAGGGCTCCATACAGCAAAGTGCCACGATTGTTGCCAGAGGGTAATGCAGGGGCTATGCCCCTGCCTGATGAGCGACATTCCTCAAGACCCGACCGCTTCGGGCACCCCTGAGACTGAGACACCGAGCCGTCCGGCCGAGTACGTCGCGGACGTCAGCTTCGAGGACCTCCATCTCTCCGAACCCCTCCGGCGCGCAATCGCCGAACGGGGCTACACCCACCCCACCCCCGTGCAGGCCAAGGCCTTCCAGCCTGCCATGGAGGGCAGGGATCTCATCGTCCGCAGCAAGACGGGCACGGGCAAGACGGCCGCTTTCGGACTGCCCCTGCTGGAGAAGATTCCCGCCGACGAGCGGCGGGTGCGCGCCCTGATTCTCTGCCCCACGCGCGAGTTGGCCCTCCAGGTGGCCGACGAGCTGCGGGCGCTCGGCAAGTACAAGGGCGTCAAGGTCGCGGCCATCTACGGCGGCGCCTCCATGAAGCAGCAAGAGGACGCGCTGGAGGAGGGCACCCCCATCATCGTCGGCACGCCCGGGCGCGTGTTCGATCACATCGGCCGCGGCAACCTCAAGCTGGACGCGTGCGACCACGCGGTGCTGGACGAGGCCGATGAGATGCTCAACCAGGGCTTCTACGAGGAGGTCACGCGCATCCTCGACAGGCTCCCGAAGAACCGGCAGGTGCTGCTCTTCAGCGCCACGGTGCCCACGGACATCCAGAACCTGATTGCCCGCTACACCACCAACGCCGAGACGCTGCTGCTCTCCGGCGACGTGTTCACCGTCGAACACATCCACCACATCCGCTACGACGTGTCGGATGCGTTCCCCAAGCCGCGCAACCTCATCTACGTGCTGGAGAAGGCCGAGCCGCCCAACGCCATCATCTTCTGCAACACGCGGGATGACACGGCGCTGGTGACGGCGGTGCTCAACCGCAACGGCTTCGACGCGGAGCTGCTCAACGGGGATCTGCCGCAGAAGGAGCGCGAGCGGGTCATGGGCAAGGTGAAGCGCGGCGAGGTGGCCTTCATGGTGGCCACGGACATCGCCGCGCGGGGCATCGACATCTCCGGGCTGGAGTACGTCATCAACTACTCGCTGCCCGAGGACCCGGCCGTGTACCTGCACCGGGTGGGCCGCACCGGCCGCATCGGCAACAAGGGCACCGCCATCAACCTCTTCTCCGGCCGTGAGCTGGCCACGTACACCACGCTGGAGAAGAAGTACGGCATCAAGTTCGAGAAGCAGGAGATGCCCGCCCCCGAGGAGGCGATGCGCCTGTGGACCGAGCGCCACGTGCGCGAGCTGCGCGAGGGGGCCTCCGGCACCGTCTTCGAGGGCTTCCTGCCCCTGGCGGCCCAGCTCAAGCAGCGCCCGGACGCCGACGACCTCGTCGCGTTCCTGCTCAAGTACTTCTTCAGCCACCTGCGCATGGAGAAGGCCCAGGCGGCGCAAGAGCCCGAGCAGCGCCGGGAGACCCCCGAGCGCAAGCCCGAAGGCCGCCGCGAAGGGCGTGAGGGACGCGAAGGGCGCGAGGGCCGCGAAGGCCGCGAAGGCCGCAAGGAGCGCGAGCGGGGACGCGACCGCGAGCGAGGCGACCGGGAGCGCGCACCCCGCACCGAGCACGCCGAGCGGCACGCCCGTCCTCCGCGCAGGGATGAACCCCGGCGCGGCGCGGGCCCGTCGCTGGAGGCAGGCCCGGGCGAGGCCAAGCTGTGGGTGAACCTGGGCACCGCGGACGGCCTGGGGCCGGGCAGCATCGCCACGGCCCTGGAGGATGCGGGCGCCCCCGTGGGCAAGGTGGTGCGCGCGGAGCTGCGGCCCACGTTCGCCTATGTCTTCGTCGCCGAGGAAGACTCCACCGCCTTCGAGGCCCTCAACGGCAAGCAGCACGGCACCAAGACGCTGCGGGTGGAGAAGAGCCGCCCTCGCAGCGAGCGCCCCGAGGGCGCGCCGCGCCCGGCCCCTTCGCCCGACGCCGGTCCAGGCGAGGTGAAGCTGTGGACCAACCTGGGCATGGACGATGGCCTGGATGAGGCGAAGTTCACCGCCGCGCTGGAGGCCGCGGGTGCCCCCGCCGGCAAGGTGCTCAAGGTCATCCTCCGCCCCACGTACGGCTACGCCTACGTGGCGGAGGCGGACGCCCCGGCCTTCGATGTCCTCAGCGGCAAGCAGCACGGCGAGAAGACCCTCAAGGTGGAGCGTCACCGGCCCCGGGGCGCGCGCGAGGACCGGCGCCGCGAGCGCCGCGAGGATCCGCCCGAGGTGCCTGGACAGACCCGCTTGTGGGTGAACCTGGGCAAGCAGGACGGGCTCGACGACGCGGGCCTCACCGCCGCGCTCGAGGGCGCGGGGGCGCCGGCGGGCAAGGTGGCCCGGATCGACCTCCGGCCGACCTACGCCTACGTCTTC
Protein-coding sequences here:
- a CDS encoding DEAD/DEAH box helicase is translated as MSDIPQDPTASGTPETETPSRPAEYVADVSFEDLHLSEPLRRAIAERGYTHPTPVQAKAFQPAMEGRDLIVRSKTGTGKTAAFGLPLLEKIPADERRVRALILCPTRELALQVADELRALGKYKGVKVAAIYGGASMKQQEDALEEGTPIIVGTPGRVFDHIGRGNLKLDACDHAVLDEADEMLNQGFYEEVTRILDRLPKNRQVLLFSATVPTDIQNLIARYTTNAETLLLSGDVFTVEHIHHIRYDVSDAFPKPRNLIYVLEKAEPPNAIIFCNTRDDTALVTAVLNRNGFDAELLNGDLPQKERERVMGKVKRGEVAFMVATDIAARGIDISGLEYVINYSLPEDPAVYLHRVGRTGRIGNKGTAINLFSGRELATYTTLEKKYGIKFEKQEMPAPEEAMRLWTERHVRELREGASGTVFEGFLPLAAQLKQRPDADDLVAFLLKYFFSHLRMEKAQAAQEPEQRRETPERKPEGRREGREGREGREGREGREGRKERERGRDRERGDRERAPRTEHAERHARPPRRDEPRRGAGPSLEAGPGEAKLWVNLGTADGLGPGSIATALEDAGAPVGKVVRAELRPTFAYVFVAEEDSTAFEALNGKQHGTKTLRVEKSRPRSERPEGAPRPAPSPDAGPGEVKLWTNLGMDDGLDEAKFTAALEAAGAPAGKVLKVILRPTYGYAYVAEADAPAFDVLSGKQHGEKTLKVERHRPRGAREDRRRERREDPPEVPGQTRLWVNLGKQDGLDDAGLTAALEGAGAPAGKVARIDLRPTYAYVFVADEDADAFEATHGKPHGEKTIKLERAKKR
- a CDS encoding DUF4159 domain-containing protein translates to MTARRVTRRNLLLGTAALGTLLARRASAFGEKSRFIPAVARHGGTWDTRLSGLRRIAWELQRRTSVEVLPEARPFELSSPELFEYPFLYFGGEGSFPPLKSAEVENLRRYLTFGGFMLADANDGSDGDGFDASFRRELARILPQSPLTDVPSAHVVFKSFFLLDAAPGRFLNKPQMMAATLGKRAAVMYSQNDLAGAWSRGEGGDYEFDVTPGGEPQRELAIRVGINLLMYALCLDYKDDAVHLPIILNKRR
- a CDS encoding sigma-70 family RNA polymerase sigma factor; this translates as MANGRKRTKGTASRPRAKRPGATEPQAGAPEEGEEQEAEAVDPESLEPAPEELAEADAEVEELEAPTAPVRALVPVEDTGLARKDPLQAYMAEVTRHPLLKREEEYALAKQYQQTGDVRAAYRLVASNLRLVVKLAHEYHRNPLSLLDLVQEGNIGLMQAVKKYDPERGVKLSSYAAWWIRAYILRYIMDNWKMVKLGTTEAQRKLFFKLRQEQDKLIAQGFEPNPKLLAERLNVTEQDVVEMDQRLGHDEVSIDAPVGDESRASRADRLLPSSAVGAEERLGNEELKELFREKLAEFAQTLEGKERFIFESRLTADEPLTLQDIGDKYGVSRERARQIEAALINRMREFMRERIPDFDLVAVPKG
- a CDS encoding DUF2379 family protein, giving the protein MAKGGQPPPDPASAEMRSAWRRAEAGDVAGARREAHRLLASSASPEDRAQAEELLRRTRTPRALYGFALLAVGILVLLVTLALSRY
- a CDS encoding beta-ketoacyl synthase N-terminal-like domain-containing protein, with translation MRRVGIFGWGVVAPRSKDIEAFERNLSSAESWLSAFNGFGPDNFLVGMPEFDFAEYKPWIDARFPPGRFTQLEKKSGQPTRFAIGAFIQALQQNPGLEQELQALGIRTHVYVGTGLGDLPTIHDITLTLHRAQRRWDRFWAEPVRNSALRQWQETREPRPGLPPHPETADVLERDEAEEAWWHYWAGQSTELREYLAELKEIEGLGVEGDVESAKLAVIKEKRTRSAKLQKKWSTPEPPWNSVSANLLWNIHNAPAAQISMVGKLTGMTFAPVAACSSFGYGLKLAMDAIQRGDAKAVVLGMADPPPHPLTVGGFYNARVVAADATVSKPLTTLRGTHISGGAVMWIVGDLEHFTAKGFKPLGMEPITVGVSADADHIITPSQAGPSLAIHEALANAHCSPAQMGSWDLHATATPGDFLEVQTLRGLFPESVLVTARKGTFGHGMAVGGGWELTAQYLGYARGNLFPTPLREDELNREIGKVHGRFVYQQGAAAPEGFAGKLSMGVGGINACIISRPWR